ATGGGCTTGCCCATGGTATGGCGTTCCTGCGCATATTGCGTGGCGTGGCGCAGGCTTCCTTCGGCCAGCCCCACACCGCGCGCGGCGACATTGATGCGCCCGAGCTCCAGCCCGCCGGTCGCCTGGAAGAAGCCTTCACCCTCCGCGCCGCCGATCAGCTGGTCTGCGGGCACGCGGTAATCTTCCATCACCAGCTCGGCGGAATCGATCGCCTTGTAACCCAGCTTGTCGAACTTCTTGCCGACGGAAAGCCCATCGCGCTTGTCCACGATGAACAGGCTCATGCCCTTGTAGCGCGGCTCCGACTTCGGATCGGTCTTGGCCAGCAGGGCAAAGGCGGAACCGTTGATGGCGTTGGAGATCCAGGTCTTCGTGCCGTTCAGGACATATTCGTCGCCCTCGCGCCGCGCGGTGGTGCGGATGGCCTGCAGGTCGGTGCCGGCATTCGGCTCCGTCAGGGCAAGGCCGCCGCGGATCTCGCCGGTGGCGAATTTGGGCAGCCACTTGGCCTTCTGCTCCGGCGTGCCGAACCGTTCCACGGCAGCGGCCATGATCAGGTGCGAATTGAAGATACCGGTGATGGCCATCCAGTGGCTGGAAATGCGCATCACGATCTTGGCATACGTCGTCGCGGGCAGGCCAAGGCCGCCATATTCCTGGCCAATCGTGGCACCGAACAGCCCCATGTCGGCCATCTGGTGGACGAGCGCCTCGGGCCATTCGTCATTGTGATCGTGGTGCTGGATTACGGGGATGACCTCGCGCTCCAGCCAGCGGTCGATCGCGTCCAGGAAGGCGACTTCCTCGTCCGGGTCGATGGTGCGCACTCCGGCGTCTTCGATAAGGGCTGCGGTTGCCATGTCCTTGCTCCTATGCGTCCAGATTGCCGTGGCCGCGCTTCCACACCAGCACGGAGCGCTTGTAATGCGCGCAGATATCGCCGTTCTGGTTTTTTGCGGTGGTCTTGAAAGTGACGATGCCCTGCTGCGGCCGGCTCTTGCTTTCGCGCTTTTCCAGGATCTCGCTTTCGCAATACAGCGTGTCGCCCACGAACAGCGGGTGGACCATGCGGACCTCGTCCCAGCCAAGGTTGGCGATGGCCTTGCCGCTGGTGTCGGACACGCTCATGCCGGTCATCAGCGCGATGGTCAGCGGGCTGACCACCAGCGGCTTGCCGAATTCGGTGTCTTTCGAAAGCTCGTAATCGAAATGCGCCGGATGCGTGTTCATGGTCAGCAGCGTGAACCACACATTGTCGGCATCGGTGATGGTCCGGCCCGGCCGGTGTTCATAAACGTGGCCGACCACGAAATCCTCGAAATAGCGGCCCTGCACTTCGCGGAACCGGCCCGGCGAAACCTCGATCACTCCGTCACGCATGCGCGTCGCTCCCCTCGCGCGCCAGCACGGCGCGGTAATGTTTGACCAGCGGCGCTTCCAGCATCCGCCCTTCGTGCCGGATCGCCTTGCCGCCCGCGCCTTCGAAGGCGGCAATGGCCCGCCTGGCTTCTTCGATATCGGCGCTGGTGGGCGCGAAGGCGGTCTCGATGGCTGCCACCTGGCGCGGATGGATCGCTGCCTTGGCCGCAAAGCCAAGCGCGCGCACCCGGCCGCATTCCGCCGCCAGACCATCCTCGTCATCCAGCTGGATGAAGGGCACGTCCACGGCCGGAACGCCGGCCTCCGCGCAGGCGAGCACGATCTGCTGGCGGGCGAGCAGCAGCGGCTCCCACGCCAGTTCGACGCCGAGCTCGCCGGAGAAATCGCCGCCACCGAACATCAGCGCGGCGACGCCGGGCGATGACGCGATGGCGCGGGCGCGGCGCAGGCCGCGCGGCGTTTCCACCAGCGGGACCAGCGCCGGGCACGTATCGCCCAGCGCGCCGCGCACGACGGCGAGTTCGCCCTCAGACTGGACCATGGGCACCAGCATAACTTCCGGCAGCGTGCCCGCACGGGCGAGGTGGTACAGGTCCGCGATACCGGCAGGGGTGGTGGGCGGATTGATCCGCAGCGCATAAGCAGCGGGATCTTCCGCAATGGCCTCCAGCGCAGCCTCGCGCGCGGCATCCTTGCCATCGGCAGGGACCGCATCCTCCAGGTCGATGACCGTCAGCCCCGCCTTCGCCGCGCGCGCTTTCGCAAAGCGATCGGGCCGCGAGCCGGGGACAAAAAGCAGGCTGGAGTGCGAGAACATGAGGTAGGAACGGTCCTGTTGGTGAATGATCCCGAAAGAGGCTTCACAATTTGTCCGGACAAATCTAAAGTCAAGGCACAATCGCAGAATTTGTCCGGACAAATTTGCAGTACGGGAGAAAACGCATCGTGACCATCCGCAAGATTTTCGCCGCTCTCGGCATGACCGCTGCCCCCGCAGCCCTGGCCATGGCACTCGCCCCCGCACAAGCGTCCGCGCAGATGCTGGACCCGGCCGTAGCGGAAGACGCGCTGGAAATCAGCAAGCGGTTGCAATGCGGCGAAGCCGATGGCGAAACCGCTGTCTATCACTGGTCCGGCAATGTCTATGGCCGCTCCCCCGGCCAGCCCGATATCCTGCTGTTCCGCGGCGAAGGCATGAATGTGCGCCGCTGCGTGGAAGTGACCGACCCGGAGCGTGGTACGGGCTGGCGCATGGTCAGCCGCGAAGTGATGCTGATGCTGGATCCGGAAACGGGCGAAGTGGTCGATGAATGGACCAACCCCTACACCGGCAAGACGGTGAAGGTGATGCAGATCCACAACGATCCGGTGAACGGGCGGCCCAATTACCCGCGCGCTGCCGATGGCACGCCCTTCAGCCTTGGCACGCTGAAAGAGGCTGGCCCTTACGTCTTCATCCCGTTCGAAGTGCCGCTGTTCTACACCAACCCGCTGGCCGGGGATTACCAGAATTATGTCGGCAATATGTATCACGCGATGGAGATCTTCGACTTCGCCGCGCTGAAGGATGAGCTTTACGACGCGTCCCGGCCCACGGCTTATCCGATGATCAGCTGGGTGCGCGTTTCGCAATGGGCGCCGTGGATGGAGATGGGTGGCCGGCCGGGCCAGATGGTCTTCAATGCCATGGGCCGCAAGCTGCCGGGCGGTTTCGAGGAACTGCCCGCCATCCTGAAGGACGAGATCCGCGCCAATTACCCGATCTACGAGGACGCGCCGCCGGCAGATGACACCCGCCGCAACGAGACGACGTGGACCAAGTTCAAGCTGCTGACGGACCAGGAGCGCGCCGCTTCGGGCGATGCGCCCGCGCATAGCGGCCACTGACATGGTCACACGGCGCGGCGTGCTGGCCACCGGCGCTGCGGCGCTGGTGGCCGGCGCCGCGCCGCGCATGGCCTGGGGGCGGACCGAGGCCGATGTGGCGATCATCGGTGCCGGCCTGGCCGGACTTGCCGCCGCCCGGATGCTGGAAAGCGCGGGCGCGCGGGTTACCGTAATCGAGGCGGAGCGCCGCGTCGGCGGGCGATTGCACACGCTGCGGCACCTGCCGGGCTCTCCGGAAGCGGGCGGCATCCAGGTCGGCTCCGGCTACACCATCCTGCGGAGAATTGCCGCCGAGCTGGGCGTGGGCCTGGATGAGGGCGGCGGCGCGGGTGCGGGCGTAGCGCAGCGCCCGGGCAATTATTACCACATCAACGGCACGGGCGTTCCCTCGGCTGGGTGGGTGCGGAGCCCTGCCAATCTGCTGCCGCCGCGCGAACGCGAGACGGAACCCGCAGCACTGGCGCGCCTGTTTGCCCGCGCCCTGCCCGCACTGGGCTCGCCGGAGGCCTGGCTCGATGCCGCTCCCGCGCTCGATATCTCATGGCGCGATGCCCTGCGCGCGGCGGGTGCCAGCGCGGAAGCGCAGCGGCTGCTGGAGGCGAACCTCAACGGCAATTCGCTGGATAGCATGTCGCAACTGCACGTGGCGCGAACGCTGGCGATCTATCGCAGCCAGCCCGGACCGGTCGCCACCATCGCGGGCGGGTCGCAGGCTCTGCCCGAAGCGATGGCAGCCACACTGGCCGCGTCCCCGCGCCTCGGCGTGCGGGTCAGGGCGCTGGCCGAGGATGGCGGCGGCGTAGCGATAGAGACCGATAAGGGAACGATCCGCGCGCGGCATGCCATCTGCACCATCCCCTTCGCCGCCCTGCGCCACATCCCGGTGCAAAGCCAAATGCCTCCGCCCACGGCTCACATGATGGCCGCCCTGCCCTACACGCGTGCCAGCTTCGCCTATATCCAGGCGCGCACGCCCTTCTGGCTTGGCGACGGCCTGCCGGAAACGCTGTGGAGCGACGATCCGCTGATCGGCCGGGTCTTTGCCCTGTCGGACGGTTCGGACGGAGCTGCGCCCATGTTGAAACTGTGGACCACCGGCTCTGGCGCCGACCTGCTCGACCGGATGCCCCCCGATGTCGCCAAGGCAGAGATTTCGCGGCGTATCGCGTCCATGCGTCCGTCGGCGCAGGGCCAGCTGGGCGAGATCACGCTGTTCAGCTGGCAGGCATCGCCCTTCGCGCGCGGAATCTACCACCATATCGGCACCGGCATGGCGGCTGCGCTTGCCGCAGCGACGCGCCACGAAGGCGCGCGGCTGCACTTCGCCGGCGAGCACCTGGCGCAGGCCAGCACCGGCATGGAGGCCGCGCTGGAAAGCGGCGAGAGGGCCGCGCGGCTCGTCCTTTCACGGCTCTGACAAAGGAAAGGGCGGAGGCTTTCGCCCCCGCCCATCCGTGGTCAGCACCTGCGGGAGGTATCAGAAGCGGAAGCTGACCTCGGCACCAAATGTGCGGCCCTTGCGCAGCGCCCCGAAGAACGCGCGCGGGAAGCTGGTATCTGCATTCGTGCCGCCCGGGATGCCGGTGGTGCCGATGCCGTGGCGCAGGTCGAACCAGCGCGTGGCCAGCGGGATCGTGTCCTCATTCGTCAGGTTACGCCCGAATACGGCCACCTCGATCTGCCCGAACTGCGCGCCGACTCGGCCGTTCAGCAGGTACGTCTTGCCGGTTTCGGCGAGGTTGTGGACCTGCACGAACTTGGACGCTTCATAACTGCCGTTGAAGTTCACGAAGAACTCGTTCCCGTCGCCGAAGGGCTGGCGGAAATCGATCGCCGCATTGGCCTGCCAGGGCGAGCCGAGCGGCAGGCGGTTGCCTTCGATGGAACACAGTGGAGCTTCGGCAGCGGTCGGGTTCTCCGCATCGGAAATCCGCAGGCCGCCGGAGTTCAGCGTATACTGGAAATCGTCGCAGCCGCTGGTGAAGCGCGCATCGTTGTAGGCAACGCCTGCATTCAGCGTGAGCGAGCGGACCGGGCGGAAGGAAATTTCCGCCTCGAAGCCCTTCACCTCGGCATTACCCTGGTTGGTGGCAACGGAGGTCAGCGCGCCGCCGCCGACCGGCAGGGCCGTGGTCAGCTGCA
This genomic interval from Paraurantiacibacter namhicola contains the following:
- a CDS encoding acyl-CoA dehydrogenase family protein, which encodes MATAALIEDAGVRTIDPDEEVAFLDAIDRWLEREVIPVIQHHDHNDEWPEALVHQMADMGLFGATIGQEYGGLGLPATTYAKIVMRISSHWMAITGIFNSHLIMAAAVERFGTPEQKAKWLPKFATGEIRGGLALTEPNAGTDLQAIRTTARREGDEYVLNGTKTWISNAINGSAFALLAKTDPKSEPRYKGMSLFIVDKRDGLSVGKKFDKLGYKAIDSAELVMEDYRVPADQLIGGAEGEGFFQATGGLELGRINVAARGVGLAEGSLRHATQYAQERHTMGKPIAQHQAIQLKIGEMATRARAARLLTMDAAEAYDRGERCDKEAGMAKFFASEAAVDNSQDAMRIYGGYSYSKEYDIERYYRDSLLMCIGEGTNEMQRIIIAKQHIKDNPA
- a CDS encoding MaoC family dehydratase, whose amino-acid sequence is MRDGVIEVSPGRFREVQGRYFEDFVVGHVYEHRPGRTITDADNVWFTLLTMNTHPAHFDYELSKDTEFGKPLVVSPLTIALMTGMSVSDTSGKAIANLGWDEVRMVHPLFVGDTLYCESEILEKRESKSRPQQGIVTFKTTAKNQNGDICAHYKRSVLVWKRGHGNLDA
- a CDS encoding flavin monoamine oxidase family protein is translated as MVTRRGVLATGAAALVAGAAPRMAWGRTEADVAIIGAGLAGLAAARMLESAGARVTVIEAERRVGGRLHTLRHLPGSPEAGGIQVGSGYTILRRIAAELGVGLDEGGGAGAGVAQRPGNYYHINGTGVPSAGWVRSPANLLPPRERETEPAALARLFARALPALGSPEAWLDAAPALDISWRDALRAAGASAEAQRLLEANLNGNSLDSMSQLHVARTLAIYRSQPGPVATIAGGSQALPEAMAATLAASPRLGVRVRALAEDGGGVAIETDKGTIRARHAICTIPFAALRHIPVQSQMPPPTAHMMAALPYTRASFAYIQARTPFWLGDGLPETLWSDDPLIGRVFALSDGSDGAAPMLKLWTTGSGADLLDRMPPDVAKAEISRRIASMRPSAQGQLGEITLFSWQASPFARGIYHHIGTGMAAALAAATRHEGARLHFAGEHLAQASTGMEAALESGERAARLVLSRL
- a CDS encoding HpcH/HpaI aldolase/citrate lyase family protein; translated protein: MFSHSSLLFVPGSRPDRFAKARAAKAGLTVIDLEDAVPADGKDAAREAALEAIAEDPAAYALRINPPTTPAGIADLYHLARAGTLPEVMLVPMVQSEGELAVVRGALGDTCPALVPLVETPRGLRRARAIASSPGVAALMFGGGDFSGELGVELAWEPLLLARQQIVLACAEAGVPAVDVPFIQLDDEDGLAAECGRVRALGFAAKAAIHPRQVAAIETAFAPTSADIEEARRAIAAFEGAGGKAIRHEGRMLEAPLVKHYRAVLAREGSDAHA
- a CDS encoding DUF1838 family protein codes for the protein MTIRKIFAALGMTAAPAALAMALAPAQASAQMLDPAVAEDALEISKRLQCGEADGETAVYHWSGNVYGRSPGQPDILLFRGEGMNVRRCVEVTDPERGTGWRMVSREVMLMLDPETGEVVDEWTNPYTGKTVKVMQIHNDPVNGRPNYPRAADGTPFSLGTLKEAGPYVFIPFEVPLFYTNPLAGDYQNYVGNMYHAMEIFDFAALKDELYDASRPTAYPMISWVRVSQWAPWMEMGGRPGQMVFNAMGRKLPGGFEELPAILKDEIRANYPIYEDAPPADDTRRNETTWTKFKLLTDQERAASGDAPAHSGH